From one Sciurus carolinensis chromosome 9, mSciCar1.2, whole genome shotgun sequence genomic stretch:
- the Dzip1l gene encoding cilium assembly protein DZIP1L isoform X1 produces MALFQLLGQLPWPWWHHSPVDSPVLLPSMQSPAATAEGGISSPHFGAYTLPTFKFQPRNESIDWRRISALDVDRVARELDVATLQENIAGVTFCNLDREVCSRCGHPVDPVLLKVLRLAQLIIEYLLHCQDCLTASVAQLEARLQASLGQQQRGQQELGRQANELKGVREESRRRRKMISTLQQLLMQTGVHSYHTCHLCDKTFMNATFLRGHIQRRHAGVAEGGKQKQQEQPVEEVLEELRAKLKWTQGELEAQREAERQRQLQEAEFTRQREIEAKKQFDEWKEKEQTKLYGEIDKLKQLFWDEFKIVANQNSTLEEKLQALRSHSATESHLGSLQDEESEERLRQAQELQALREKMEIQKTEWKRKMKTLQEERVAERREVLQKENERLQASLTQDQRKATAQSQRQINALRAQLQEQARLIASQEEMIQTLSLKKVEGTQEVPKAVDTEEDSPEEELEDSQHEQQKVLAALRQNPTLLRQFRPILEDTLQEKLEGMGIKWDAKGISVQTFKHLETLLRAQREQRARKFSEFLSLREKLVKEAIHRVKERQNEAMVFQQDGQPPVKSQQSPLDTREALPKTRTLHVVLPSKSAEPPTPTLQNRSSHGLGLALGSTPTPRPRMHKPSSIPASPGSGLSSTPPFSSEEDSEGDTGHHVSLQPLQTPSRTGPKPEDAWDWSDTETSEENAQSPGKGSGGLASSGTLVQSMIKNLEKQLETPAKKPAGGVSVFLRSNTGPQRASTPRGKPQLSEDESDLEISSLEDLPQDLNQREKPKPLSCSKPPEKSDASPWSSGRPRVSGW; encoded by the exons ATG GCTCTCTTTCAGCTCCTTGGTCAGCTGCCGTGGCCTTGGTGGCACCACAGCCCAGTGGACAGCCCAGTGCTTCTCCCCTCCATGCAGTCCCCAGCTGCCACTGCTGAGGGTGGTATTAGCAGCCCCCACTTTGGGGCCTACACACTCCCCACTTTCAAGTTCCAGCCTCGCAATGAGAGCATAGACTGGAGGCGTATTAGTGCCCTGGATGTGGACCGCGTGGCTCGGGAGCTGGATGTGGCCACTCTGCAGGAGAACATTGCAGGCGTTACCTTCTGCAACTTGGACCGGGAGGTGTGCAGCCGTTGTGGGCACCCCGTGGACCCGGTGCTGCTCAAGGTGCTGCGCCTGGCGCAACTCATCATAGAGTACCTGCTGCACTGCCAGGATTGCCTGACTGCCAGTGTTGCCCAGCTGGAGGCACGGctgcaggccagcctgggccagcaGCAGCGGGGCCAGCAGGAGCTGGGCCGCCAGGCCAATGAGCTCAAGGGTGTGCGGGAAGAGAGTCGCCGACGTCGCAAGATGATCAGCACCCTGCAGCAGCTGCTGATGCAGACAGGCGTCCACAGCTACCACACG TGCCACTTATGTGACAAGACATTCATGAATGCCACCTTCCTCCGGGGCCATATCCAGCGCAGGCATGCAGGAGTGGCAGAAGGAG GaaagcagaagcagcaggagcAGCCTGTGGAGGAGGTGTTGGAAGAGCTACGGGCCAAGCTAAAGTGGACCCAAGGGGAGCTGGAAGCCCAGAGGGAAGCCGAGAGGCAGCGGCAGCTCCAG gaAGCAGAGTTTACTCGTCAGAGGGAAATAGAAGCTAAGAAGCAATTcgatgaatggaaagaaaaagagcagaCCAAGCTCTATGGGGAAATAGACAAGTTAAAACAGTTATTTTGGGATGAATTTAAAATCGTTGCCAACCAGAACTCTACGTTAGAAGAG AAACTGCAGGCATTGCGGTCCCACAGTGCAACAGAGTCCCACCTTGGATCACTGCAGGATGAAGAATCAGAGGAGCGACTCAGGCAGGCGCAGGAGCTCCAGGCCCTGAGAGAGAAGATGGAGATTCAG aaaacagagtggaagagaaaaatgaagacactGCAGGAAGAGCGTGTGGCTGAGAGGAGAGAGGTA TTGCAGAAGGAGAATGAGAGGCTCCAGGCCTCCCTGACTCAGGACCAGAGGAAGGCAACCGCCCAGTCCCAGCGCCAGATCAATGCCCTCCGTGCCCAGTTGCAGGAACAAGCCAGGCTCATTGCCTCCCAGGAGGAGATG ATCCAGACCTTATCCCTCAAGAAGGTGGAGG GGACCCAAGAGGTGCCAAAGGCTGTGGACACAGAGGAGGACTCTCCTGAGGAAG AACTGGAAGACTCCCAGCATGAGCAGCAGAAGGTGCTGGCAGCTCTGAGGCAAAACCCCACCTTGCTGAGGCAGTTCCGGCCCATCCTGGAGGATACCCTGCAAGAGAAGCTGGAAGGCATGGGGATAAAGTGG GATGCAAAGGGAATCTCTGTTCAGACTTTCAAACACCTAGAGACCCTGCTGAGAGCCCAGCGGGAGCAGAGGGCCAGGaagttttctgaatttctgagTCTGAGGGAAAAGCTTGTCAAGGAAGCCATCCACAGAGTGAAGGAGAGACAGAACGAGGCCATGGTGTTCCAGCAGGATGGTCAGCCTCCAG TCAAAAGCCAGCAGAGCCCATTGGACACCAGAGAGGCCCTGCCAAAGACCAGGACCCTGCATGTGGTGTTGCCATCCAAGTCGGCAGAGCCACCCACACCAACCCTTCAGAACCGAAGCAGCCATGGCCTTGGCCTGGCCCTGGGGTCCACCCCGACTCCACGCCCCAGGATGCACAAACCCTCCAGCATCCCCGCTTCCCCAGGGTCTGGGTTGAG CAGCACTCCCCCATTCAGTTCTGAAGAGGACTCGGAGGGGGACACTGGGCATCACGTGTCCCTCCAGCCCCTGCAAACTCCTTCCAGGACAGGGCCCAAGCCAGAGGATGCCTGGGACTGGTCTGACACAGAGACCTCGGAGGAGAACGCTCAGTCCCCTGGCAAGGGCTCAGGTGGGCTGGCTTCCTCGG GAACACTGGTGCAGTCAATGATCAAAAACCTCGAGAAGCAGCTTGAGACTCCAGCAAAGAAGCCTGCTGGAGGAGTCAGTGTGTTCTTGAGGTCCAACACAGGGCCGCAGAGGGCTTCCACGCCAAGAGGGAAGCCTCAG
- the Dzip1l gene encoding cilium assembly protein DZIP1L isoform X2: MALFQLLGQLPWPWWHHSPVDSPVLLPSMQSPAATAEGGISSPHFGAYTLPTFKFQPRNESIDWRRISALDVDRVARELDVATLQENIAGVTFCNLDREVCSRCGHPVDPVLLKVLRLAQLIIEYLLHCQDCLTASVAQLEARLQASLGQQQRGQQELGRQANELKGVREESRRRRKMISTLQQLLMQTGVHSYHTCHLCDKTFMNATFLRGHIQRRHAGVAEGGKQKQQEQPVEEVLEELRAKLKWTQGELEAQREAERQRQLQEAEFTRQREIEAKKQFDEWKEKEQTKLYGEIDKLKQLFWDEFKIVANQNSTLEEKLQALRSHSATESHLGSLQDEESEERLRQAQELQALREKMEIQKTEWKRKMKTLQEERVAERRELQKENERLQASLTQDQRKATAQSQRQINALRAQLQEQARLIASQEEMIQTLSLKKVEGTQEVPKAVDTEEDSPEEELEDSQHEQQKVLAALRQNPTLLRQFRPILEDTLQEKLEGMGIKWDAKGISVQTFKHLETLLRAQREQRARKFSEFLSLREKLVKEAIHRVKERQNEAMVFQQDGQPPVKSQQSPLDTREALPKTRTLHVVLPSKSAEPPTPTLQNRSSHGLGLALGSTPTPRPRMHKPSSIPASPGSGLSSTPPFSSEEDSEGDTGHHVSLQPLQTPSRTGPKPEDAWDWSDTETSEENAQSPGKGSGGLASSGTLVQSMIKNLEKQLETPAKKPAGGVSVFLRSNTGPQRASTPRGKPQLSEDESDLEISSLEDLPQDLNQREKPKPLSCSKPPEKSDASPWSSGRPRVSGW, translated from the exons ATG GCTCTCTTTCAGCTCCTTGGTCAGCTGCCGTGGCCTTGGTGGCACCACAGCCCAGTGGACAGCCCAGTGCTTCTCCCCTCCATGCAGTCCCCAGCTGCCACTGCTGAGGGTGGTATTAGCAGCCCCCACTTTGGGGCCTACACACTCCCCACTTTCAAGTTCCAGCCTCGCAATGAGAGCATAGACTGGAGGCGTATTAGTGCCCTGGATGTGGACCGCGTGGCTCGGGAGCTGGATGTGGCCACTCTGCAGGAGAACATTGCAGGCGTTACCTTCTGCAACTTGGACCGGGAGGTGTGCAGCCGTTGTGGGCACCCCGTGGACCCGGTGCTGCTCAAGGTGCTGCGCCTGGCGCAACTCATCATAGAGTACCTGCTGCACTGCCAGGATTGCCTGACTGCCAGTGTTGCCCAGCTGGAGGCACGGctgcaggccagcctgggccagcaGCAGCGGGGCCAGCAGGAGCTGGGCCGCCAGGCCAATGAGCTCAAGGGTGTGCGGGAAGAGAGTCGCCGACGTCGCAAGATGATCAGCACCCTGCAGCAGCTGCTGATGCAGACAGGCGTCCACAGCTACCACACG TGCCACTTATGTGACAAGACATTCATGAATGCCACCTTCCTCCGGGGCCATATCCAGCGCAGGCATGCAGGAGTGGCAGAAGGAG GaaagcagaagcagcaggagcAGCCTGTGGAGGAGGTGTTGGAAGAGCTACGGGCCAAGCTAAAGTGGACCCAAGGGGAGCTGGAAGCCCAGAGGGAAGCCGAGAGGCAGCGGCAGCTCCAG gaAGCAGAGTTTACTCGTCAGAGGGAAATAGAAGCTAAGAAGCAATTcgatgaatggaaagaaaaagagcagaCCAAGCTCTATGGGGAAATAGACAAGTTAAAACAGTTATTTTGGGATGAATTTAAAATCGTTGCCAACCAGAACTCTACGTTAGAAGAG AAACTGCAGGCATTGCGGTCCCACAGTGCAACAGAGTCCCACCTTGGATCACTGCAGGATGAAGAATCAGAGGAGCGACTCAGGCAGGCGCAGGAGCTCCAGGCCCTGAGAGAGAAGATGGAGATTCAG aaaacagagtggaagagaaaaatgaagacactGCAGGAAGAGCGTGTGGCTGAGAGGAGAGAG TTGCAGAAGGAGAATGAGAGGCTCCAGGCCTCCCTGACTCAGGACCAGAGGAAGGCAACCGCCCAGTCCCAGCGCCAGATCAATGCCCTCCGTGCCCAGTTGCAGGAACAAGCCAGGCTCATTGCCTCCCAGGAGGAGATG ATCCAGACCTTATCCCTCAAGAAGGTGGAGG GGACCCAAGAGGTGCCAAAGGCTGTGGACACAGAGGAGGACTCTCCTGAGGAAG AACTGGAAGACTCCCAGCATGAGCAGCAGAAGGTGCTGGCAGCTCTGAGGCAAAACCCCACCTTGCTGAGGCAGTTCCGGCCCATCCTGGAGGATACCCTGCAAGAGAAGCTGGAAGGCATGGGGATAAAGTGG GATGCAAAGGGAATCTCTGTTCAGACTTTCAAACACCTAGAGACCCTGCTGAGAGCCCAGCGGGAGCAGAGGGCCAGGaagttttctgaatttctgagTCTGAGGGAAAAGCTTGTCAAGGAAGCCATCCACAGAGTGAAGGAGAGACAGAACGAGGCCATGGTGTTCCAGCAGGATGGTCAGCCTCCAG TCAAAAGCCAGCAGAGCCCATTGGACACCAGAGAGGCCCTGCCAAAGACCAGGACCCTGCATGTGGTGTTGCCATCCAAGTCGGCAGAGCCACCCACACCAACCCTTCAGAACCGAAGCAGCCATGGCCTTGGCCTGGCCCTGGGGTCCACCCCGACTCCACGCCCCAGGATGCACAAACCCTCCAGCATCCCCGCTTCCCCAGGGTCTGGGTTGAG CAGCACTCCCCCATTCAGTTCTGAAGAGGACTCGGAGGGGGACACTGGGCATCACGTGTCCCTCCAGCCCCTGCAAACTCCTTCCAGGACAGGGCCCAAGCCAGAGGATGCCTGGGACTGGTCTGACACAGAGACCTCGGAGGAGAACGCTCAGTCCCCTGGCAAGGGCTCAGGTGGGCTGGCTTCCTCGG GAACACTGGTGCAGTCAATGATCAAAAACCTCGAGAAGCAGCTTGAGACTCCAGCAAAGAAGCCTGCTGGAGGAGTCAGTGTGTTCTTGAGGTCCAACACAGGGCCGCAGAGGGCTTCCACGCCAAGAGGGAAGCCTCAG
- the Dzip1l gene encoding cilium assembly protein DZIP1L isoform X3 — translation MALFQLLGQLPWPWWHHSPVDSPVLLPSMQSPAATAEGGISSPHFGAYTLPTFKFQPRNESIDWRRISALDVDRVARELDVATLQENIAGVTFCNLDREVCSRCGHPVDPVLLKVLRLAQLIIEYLLHCQDCLTASVAQLEARLQASLGQQQRGQQELGRQANELKGVREESRRRRKMISTLQQLLMQTGVHSYHTCHLCDKTFMNATFLRGHIQRRHAGVAEGGKQKQQEQPVEEVLEELRAKLKWTQGELEAQREAERQRQLQEAEFTRQREIEAKKQFDEWKEKEQTKLYGEIDKLKQLFWDEFKIVANQNSTLEEKLQALRSHSATESHLGSLQDEESEERLRQAQELQALREKMEIQKTEWKRKMKTLQEERVAERREVLQKENERLQASLTQDQRKATAQSQRQINALRAQLQEQARLIASQEEMIQTLSLKKVEGTQEVPKAVDTEEDSPEEELEDSQHEQQKVLAALRQNPTLLRQFRPILEDTLQEKLEGMGIKWDAKGISVQTFKHLETLLRAQREQRARKFSEFLSLREKLVKEAIHRVKERQNEAMVFQQDGQPPVKSQQSPLDTREALPKTRTLHVVLPSKSAEPPTPTLQNRSSHGLGLALGSTPTPRPRMHKPSSIPASPGSGLSTPPFSSEEDSEGDTGHHVSLQPLQTPSRTGPKPEDAWDWSDTETSEENAQSPGKGSGGLASSGTLVQSMIKNLEKQLETPAKKPAGGVSVFLRSNTGPQRASTPRGKPQLSEDESDLEISSLEDLPQDLNQREKPKPLSCSKPPEKSDASPWSSGRPRVSGW, via the exons ATG GCTCTCTTTCAGCTCCTTGGTCAGCTGCCGTGGCCTTGGTGGCACCACAGCCCAGTGGACAGCCCAGTGCTTCTCCCCTCCATGCAGTCCCCAGCTGCCACTGCTGAGGGTGGTATTAGCAGCCCCCACTTTGGGGCCTACACACTCCCCACTTTCAAGTTCCAGCCTCGCAATGAGAGCATAGACTGGAGGCGTATTAGTGCCCTGGATGTGGACCGCGTGGCTCGGGAGCTGGATGTGGCCACTCTGCAGGAGAACATTGCAGGCGTTACCTTCTGCAACTTGGACCGGGAGGTGTGCAGCCGTTGTGGGCACCCCGTGGACCCGGTGCTGCTCAAGGTGCTGCGCCTGGCGCAACTCATCATAGAGTACCTGCTGCACTGCCAGGATTGCCTGACTGCCAGTGTTGCCCAGCTGGAGGCACGGctgcaggccagcctgggccagcaGCAGCGGGGCCAGCAGGAGCTGGGCCGCCAGGCCAATGAGCTCAAGGGTGTGCGGGAAGAGAGTCGCCGACGTCGCAAGATGATCAGCACCCTGCAGCAGCTGCTGATGCAGACAGGCGTCCACAGCTACCACACG TGCCACTTATGTGACAAGACATTCATGAATGCCACCTTCCTCCGGGGCCATATCCAGCGCAGGCATGCAGGAGTGGCAGAAGGAG GaaagcagaagcagcaggagcAGCCTGTGGAGGAGGTGTTGGAAGAGCTACGGGCCAAGCTAAAGTGGACCCAAGGGGAGCTGGAAGCCCAGAGGGAAGCCGAGAGGCAGCGGCAGCTCCAG gaAGCAGAGTTTACTCGTCAGAGGGAAATAGAAGCTAAGAAGCAATTcgatgaatggaaagaaaaagagcagaCCAAGCTCTATGGGGAAATAGACAAGTTAAAACAGTTATTTTGGGATGAATTTAAAATCGTTGCCAACCAGAACTCTACGTTAGAAGAG AAACTGCAGGCATTGCGGTCCCACAGTGCAACAGAGTCCCACCTTGGATCACTGCAGGATGAAGAATCAGAGGAGCGACTCAGGCAGGCGCAGGAGCTCCAGGCCCTGAGAGAGAAGATGGAGATTCAG aaaacagagtggaagagaaaaatgaagacactGCAGGAAGAGCGTGTGGCTGAGAGGAGAGAGGTA TTGCAGAAGGAGAATGAGAGGCTCCAGGCCTCCCTGACTCAGGACCAGAGGAAGGCAACCGCCCAGTCCCAGCGCCAGATCAATGCCCTCCGTGCCCAGTTGCAGGAACAAGCCAGGCTCATTGCCTCCCAGGAGGAGATG ATCCAGACCTTATCCCTCAAGAAGGTGGAGG GGACCCAAGAGGTGCCAAAGGCTGTGGACACAGAGGAGGACTCTCCTGAGGAAG AACTGGAAGACTCCCAGCATGAGCAGCAGAAGGTGCTGGCAGCTCTGAGGCAAAACCCCACCTTGCTGAGGCAGTTCCGGCCCATCCTGGAGGATACCCTGCAAGAGAAGCTGGAAGGCATGGGGATAAAGTGG GATGCAAAGGGAATCTCTGTTCAGACTTTCAAACACCTAGAGACCCTGCTGAGAGCCCAGCGGGAGCAGAGGGCCAGGaagttttctgaatttctgagTCTGAGGGAAAAGCTTGTCAAGGAAGCCATCCACAGAGTGAAGGAGAGACAGAACGAGGCCATGGTGTTCCAGCAGGATGGTCAGCCTCCAG TCAAAAGCCAGCAGAGCCCATTGGACACCAGAGAGGCCCTGCCAAAGACCAGGACCCTGCATGTGGTGTTGCCATCCAAGTCGGCAGAGCCACCCACACCAACCCTTCAGAACCGAAGCAGCCATGGCCTTGGCCTGGCCCTGGGGTCCACCCCGACTCCACGCCCCAGGATGCACAAACCCTCCAGCATCCCCGCTTCCCCAGGGTCTGGGTTGAG CACTCCCCCATTCAGTTCTGAAGAGGACTCGGAGGGGGACACTGGGCATCACGTGTCCCTCCAGCCCCTGCAAACTCCTTCCAGGACAGGGCCCAAGCCAGAGGATGCCTGGGACTGGTCTGACACAGAGACCTCGGAGGAGAACGCTCAGTCCCCTGGCAAGGGCTCAGGTGGGCTGGCTTCCTCGG GAACACTGGTGCAGTCAATGATCAAAAACCTCGAGAAGCAGCTTGAGACTCCAGCAAAGAAGCCTGCTGGAGGAGTCAGTGTGTTCTTGAGGTCCAACACAGGGCCGCAGAGGGCTTCCACGCCAAGAGGGAAGCCTCAG
- the Dzip1l gene encoding cilium assembly protein DZIP1L isoform X5 → MALFQLLGQLPWPWWHHSPVDSPVLLPSMQSPAATAEGGISSPHFGAYTLPTFKFQPRNESIDWRRISALDVDRVARELDVATLQENIAGVTFCNLDREVCSRCGHPVDPVLLKVLRLAQLIIEYLLHCQDCLTASVAQLEARLQASLGQQQRGQQELGRQANELKGVREESRRRRKMISTLQQLLMQTGVHSYHTCHLCDKTFMNATFLRGHIQRRHAGVAEGGKQKQQEQPVEEVLEELRAKLKWTQGELEAQREAERQRQLQEAEFTRQREIEAKKQFDEWKEKEQTKLYGEIDKLKQLFWDEFKIVANQNSTLEEKLQALRSHSATESHLGSLQDEESEERLRQAQELQALREKMEIQKTEWKRKMKTLQEERVAERREVLQKENERLQASLTQDQRKATAQSQRQINALRAQLQEQARLIASQEEMIQTLSLKKVEGTQEVPKAVDTEEDSPEEELEDSQHEQQKVLAALRQNPTLLRQFRPILEDTLQEKLEGMGIKWDAKGISVQTFKHLETLLRAQREQRARKFSEFLSLREKLVKEAIHRVKERQNEAMVFQQDGQPPVKSQQSPLDTREALPKTRTLHVVLPSKSAEPPTPTLQNRSSHGLGLALGSTPTPRPRMHKPSSIPASPGSGLSSTPPFSSEEDSEGDTGHHVSLQPLQTPSRTGPKPEDAWDWSDTETSEENAQSPGKGSGTLVQSMIKNLEKQLETPAKKPAGGVSVFLRSNTGPQRASTPRGKPQLSEDESDLEISSLEDLPQDLNQREKPKPLSCSKPPEKSDASPWSSGRPRVSGW, encoded by the exons ATG GCTCTCTTTCAGCTCCTTGGTCAGCTGCCGTGGCCTTGGTGGCACCACAGCCCAGTGGACAGCCCAGTGCTTCTCCCCTCCATGCAGTCCCCAGCTGCCACTGCTGAGGGTGGTATTAGCAGCCCCCACTTTGGGGCCTACACACTCCCCACTTTCAAGTTCCAGCCTCGCAATGAGAGCATAGACTGGAGGCGTATTAGTGCCCTGGATGTGGACCGCGTGGCTCGGGAGCTGGATGTGGCCACTCTGCAGGAGAACATTGCAGGCGTTACCTTCTGCAACTTGGACCGGGAGGTGTGCAGCCGTTGTGGGCACCCCGTGGACCCGGTGCTGCTCAAGGTGCTGCGCCTGGCGCAACTCATCATAGAGTACCTGCTGCACTGCCAGGATTGCCTGACTGCCAGTGTTGCCCAGCTGGAGGCACGGctgcaggccagcctgggccagcaGCAGCGGGGCCAGCAGGAGCTGGGCCGCCAGGCCAATGAGCTCAAGGGTGTGCGGGAAGAGAGTCGCCGACGTCGCAAGATGATCAGCACCCTGCAGCAGCTGCTGATGCAGACAGGCGTCCACAGCTACCACACG TGCCACTTATGTGACAAGACATTCATGAATGCCACCTTCCTCCGGGGCCATATCCAGCGCAGGCATGCAGGAGTGGCAGAAGGAG GaaagcagaagcagcaggagcAGCCTGTGGAGGAGGTGTTGGAAGAGCTACGGGCCAAGCTAAAGTGGACCCAAGGGGAGCTGGAAGCCCAGAGGGAAGCCGAGAGGCAGCGGCAGCTCCAG gaAGCAGAGTTTACTCGTCAGAGGGAAATAGAAGCTAAGAAGCAATTcgatgaatggaaagaaaaagagcagaCCAAGCTCTATGGGGAAATAGACAAGTTAAAACAGTTATTTTGGGATGAATTTAAAATCGTTGCCAACCAGAACTCTACGTTAGAAGAG AAACTGCAGGCATTGCGGTCCCACAGTGCAACAGAGTCCCACCTTGGATCACTGCAGGATGAAGAATCAGAGGAGCGACTCAGGCAGGCGCAGGAGCTCCAGGCCCTGAGAGAGAAGATGGAGATTCAG aaaacagagtggaagagaaaaatgaagacactGCAGGAAGAGCGTGTGGCTGAGAGGAGAGAGGTA TTGCAGAAGGAGAATGAGAGGCTCCAGGCCTCCCTGACTCAGGACCAGAGGAAGGCAACCGCCCAGTCCCAGCGCCAGATCAATGCCCTCCGTGCCCAGTTGCAGGAACAAGCCAGGCTCATTGCCTCCCAGGAGGAGATG ATCCAGACCTTATCCCTCAAGAAGGTGGAGG GGACCCAAGAGGTGCCAAAGGCTGTGGACACAGAGGAGGACTCTCCTGAGGAAG AACTGGAAGACTCCCAGCATGAGCAGCAGAAGGTGCTGGCAGCTCTGAGGCAAAACCCCACCTTGCTGAGGCAGTTCCGGCCCATCCTGGAGGATACCCTGCAAGAGAAGCTGGAAGGCATGGGGATAAAGTGG GATGCAAAGGGAATCTCTGTTCAGACTTTCAAACACCTAGAGACCCTGCTGAGAGCCCAGCGGGAGCAGAGGGCCAGGaagttttctgaatttctgagTCTGAGGGAAAAGCTTGTCAAGGAAGCCATCCACAGAGTGAAGGAGAGACAGAACGAGGCCATGGTGTTCCAGCAGGATGGTCAGCCTCCAG TCAAAAGCCAGCAGAGCCCATTGGACACCAGAGAGGCCCTGCCAAAGACCAGGACCCTGCATGTGGTGTTGCCATCCAAGTCGGCAGAGCCACCCACACCAACCCTTCAGAACCGAAGCAGCCATGGCCTTGGCCTGGCCCTGGGGTCCACCCCGACTCCACGCCCCAGGATGCACAAACCCTCCAGCATCCCCGCTTCCCCAGGGTCTGGGTTGAG CAGCACTCCCCCATTCAGTTCTGAAGAGGACTCGGAGGGGGACACTGGGCATCACGTGTCCCTCCAGCCCCTGCAAACTCCTTCCAGGACAGGGCCCAAGCCAGAGGATGCCTGGGACTGGTCTGACACAGAGACCTCGGAGGAGAACGCTCAGTCCCCTGGCAAGGGCTCAG GAACACTGGTGCAGTCAATGATCAAAAACCTCGAGAAGCAGCTTGAGACTCCAGCAAAGAAGCCTGCTGGAGGAGTCAGTGTGTTCTTGAGGTCCAACACAGGGCCGCAGAGGGCTTCCACGCCAAGAGGGAAGCCTCAG